Proteins co-encoded in one Vicinamibacteria bacterium genomic window:
- a CDS encoding aminotransferase class V-fold PLP-dependent enzyme produces SFTGRAIDLEAIGRRCHAHGVWFIVNASQALGARPLDVTRAPVDAVVCVGFKWLCGPYGTGFCWMTPRLLSSLRYNQAYWLAMQTAEELGGGSSIPMVKEDLGARRYDIFGTANFFNFEPLTASVDYLLAQGIDAVAAHDGALLDRLINGLVALGYLVLSPRGGDSRSTLVVASHADRTRNEAIHRGLQDHGIDIAYRRGNLRFSPHLYNTLEDVERALQALESCR; encoded by the coding sequence TCTTTTACCGGCCGGGCCATCGATCTCGAAGCCATCGGACGCCGCTGCCATGCCCACGGCGTCTGGTTCATCGTGAATGCCTCCCAGGCTCTTGGAGCGCGGCCGCTCGACGTCACGCGCGCTCCTGTCGACGCGGTGGTATGCGTCGGTTTCAAGTGGCTCTGCGGACCGTACGGAACCGGCTTTTGCTGGATGACACCTCGACTCCTCTCGTCCCTTCGCTATAACCAGGCGTACTGGCTCGCCATGCAGACCGCCGAGGAGCTCGGAGGAGGTAGTTCGATTCCGATGGTCAAAGAGGATCTCGGGGCGAGACGATACGACATCTTCGGCACCGCCAACTTCTTCAATTTCGAGCCGCTGACCGCTTCGGTCGACTACCTCCTGGCGCAAGGTATCGATGCGGTCGCTGCTCACGATGGCGCCCTCCTCGATCGTCTCATCAACGGTCTTGTGGCGCTCGGCTATCTCGTCCTCAGCCCTCGCGGAGGCGACTCGCGCTCCACGCTCGTGGTCGCTTCTCACGCGGATCGGACCCGAAACGAAGCGATCCACCGGGGGCTGCAGGACCACGGAATCGACATTGCCTATCGAAGGGGGAACTTGCGCTTCTCGCCGCATCTCTACAACACCCTGGAGGACGTGGAGCGCGCCCTTCAGGCTCTCGAGTCCTGTCGGTGA